One region of Vitis vinifera cultivar Pinot Noir 40024 chromosome 1, ASM3070453v1 genomic DNA includes:
- the LOC109123485 gene encoding receptor-like protein EIX2, which yields MPTLEQLRLRGNMLTGDIPEQLCWLSDLHILDLAVNNLSGSIPQCVGNLTALSFVTLLDKNFDDPSGRAAYSERMELVVKGQNMEFDSILPIVKLIDLSSNNIWGEIPKEITNLSTLGTLNLSRNQLTGKIPEKIGAMQGLETLDLSCNCLSGPIPPSMSSITSLNHLNLSHNRLSGPIPTTNQFSTFNDPSIYEANLGLYGPPLSTNCSTNCSTLNDQDHKDEEEDEDEWDMSWFFISMGLGFPVGFWAVCGSLVLKKSWRQAYFRFIDETRDRLYVFTAVNAACLKRKMEANGVHG from the coding sequence ATGCCAACACTGGAGCAGCTGCGTCTACGGGGCAATATGTTGACAGGAGATATTCCTGAGCAATTGTGTTGGCTTTCTGATCTCCACATTTTGGATCTTGCAGTGAACAATTTATCAGGATCCATCCCACAATGCGTAGGCAATTTAACTGCTTTAAGTTTTGTGACCTTATTAGACAAAAATTTTGACGACCCCAGTGGTCGTGCCGCCTATTCGGAGCGCATGGAGCTAGTTGTAAAGGGACAAAATATGGAATTTGATAGCATATTGCCAATTGTGAAGTTGATAGATCTTTCTAGCAATAACATTTGGGGAGAGATCCCAAAAGAGATCACAAATCTCTCGACCCTGGGTACCTTGAATTTGTCCCGAAACCAGTTGACTGGAAAGATACCTGAGAAGATTGGAGCCATGCAAGGGCTAGAAACTCTTGACCTCTCATGCAATTGCCTGTCAGGCCCAATTCCTCCGAGCATGTCTTCTATAACCTCATTGAACCATTTGAACCTATCGCATAACCGCCTGTCAGGACCAATTCCAACAACCAACCAGTTCTCGACATTCAACGATCCATCCATTTATGAGGCGAACCTGGGACTTTATGGGCCTCCATTGTCAACCAACTGCTCCACCAACTGCTCCACTTTAAATGATCAAGATCACAAAGATGAGgaggaagatgaagatgaatgGGACATGTCATGGTTCTTCATAAGCATGGGATTGGGCTTTCCGGTGGGATTTTGGGCTGTATGTGGCAGTTTGGTTCTAAAGAAGTCTTGGAGGCAGGCATATTTCCGGTTCATTGATGAAACCAGAGATAGGCTATATGTCTTCACTGCAGTGAATGCGGCTTGTCTGAAAAGGAAGATGGAAGCAAATGGAGTTCATGGCTAA